The following proteins come from a genomic window of Geomonas sp. RF6:
- a CDS encoding ABC-F family ATP-binding cassette domain-containing protein, whose translation MLHLKKLSKDFAGKPLFTEINWHLKKGERVGLVGENGAGKSTLMRIIAGEVETSSGEIQLARGGSVGYLPQDGIVAKGRPLFEEVMTALAELQKIEREIGELTRRLETEPHDAPGHEQLLDRFGHLQEEFRLKGGYAMESEVGNVLAGLGFSPSEWNKECGEFSGGWQMRIALAKLLLQKPTVLLLDEPTNHLDIEARNWLEGYLQGYPYSVMLVSHDRFFLDQVCSRIAEVWNHAITDYHCNYSRYLVVREERVSALREAKRRQDEEIEKIEDFISRFRYQATKASLVQSRVKQLEKIERIVLPPERKRIRFSFPTPPKSGKTVMELKGVTKAYGANVVLNGVDLTVESGERVALVGHNGAGKSTLMRVLAGGAVTAGEVKVGHNVVRDYFAQDQAQELDKSRTVYDEIYSAAPFDMVPQLRDILGAFLFSGDDIHKKVEVLSGGERNRLALAKILLRPSNLLLMDEPTNHLDLFSKDVLLEALRSFPGTVVFVSHDRHFIDGLATRVVQVGEGKLENFYGDYEYYLEKTAGEGSGIPGGARGSGAANEKAQADTRSAAASPGSSDPVDRRKQREEEKQRQKEERSRQRKLEQLEAEIGEKESELAALESTMSEPDFFKDVEAARLAGERHASLSAEIAELYEAWEAV comes from the coding sequence ATGCTGCACCTCAAAAAGCTCTCCAAGGACTTCGCAGGAAAACCCCTTTTCACGGAAATAAACTGGCACCTCAAGAAAGGCGAGCGCGTCGGCCTCGTCGGCGAGAACGGCGCAGGAAAATCGACCTTGATGAGGATCATCGCCGGCGAGGTGGAGACCTCCAGCGGCGAGATCCAGCTCGCCCGCGGCGGCTCCGTCGGGTACCTCCCGCAGGACGGGATCGTGGCGAAGGGGCGCCCTCTCTTTGAGGAGGTGATGACCGCCCTCGCGGAGCTGCAAAAGATCGAGCGGGAGATCGGCGAGCTTACCCGGCGGCTGGAGACGGAGCCGCACGACGCTCCCGGCCACGAGCAGCTCCTCGACCGCTTCGGCCACCTGCAGGAGGAGTTCCGCCTGAAGGGGGGGTACGCCATGGAGTCGGAGGTCGGCAACGTCCTTGCCGGTCTCGGCTTCTCCCCGTCGGAATGGAACAAGGAGTGCGGCGAGTTCTCCGGCGGGTGGCAGATGAGGATTGCGCTGGCGAAGCTCCTCCTGCAAAAGCCGACGGTGCTTCTCCTGGACGAGCCGACGAACCACCTGGATATAGAGGCGCGCAACTGGCTGGAGGGGTACCTGCAGGGATACCCCTACTCCGTCATGCTCGTCTCCCACGACCGCTTCTTCCTCGACCAGGTCTGCTCCCGTATCGCGGAGGTGTGGAATCACGCCATCACCGACTACCACTGCAACTACAGCCGCTACCTCGTCGTGCGGGAGGAGCGCGTCTCGGCGCTGCGCGAGGCAAAGCGCCGCCAGGACGAGGAGATCGAGAAGATCGAGGATTTCATCTCCCGCTTCCGCTATCAGGCAACGAAAGCGTCCCTCGTGCAGTCCCGCGTAAAACAGCTGGAAAAGATTGAGCGGATCGTCCTCCCGCCGGAGAGAAAGAGGATCCGCTTCAGCTTCCCCACTCCCCCCAAGAGCGGGAAGACGGTCATGGAGCTGAAGGGGGTTACCAAGGCGTACGGCGCAAACGTCGTCCTTAACGGTGTGGACCTTACCGTGGAAAGCGGCGAGCGGGTCGCCCTCGTCGGGCATAACGGCGCCGGGAAGTCGACCCTCATGCGCGTCCTTGCCGGAGGCGCGGTGACTGCGGGTGAGGTGAAGGTCGGGCACAACGTGGTGCGCGACTACTTCGCCCAGGACCAGGCACAGGAGCTCGATAAAAGCCGCACTGTCTACGACGAGATCTATTCCGCCGCCCCCTTCGACATGGTGCCGCAGCTGCGCGACATCCTCGGCGCCTTCCTTTTTTCCGGCGACGACATCCACAAGAAGGTGGAGGTCCTCTCCGGCGGGGAGCGGAACAGGCTCGCGCTGGCGAAGATCCTGCTGCGCCCGTCGAACCTCCTCCTCATGGACGAGCCGACGAACCACCTGGACCTCTTCAGCAAGGACGTCCTTCTGGAGGCACTGCGCAGCTTCCCCGGCACCGTCGTCTTCGTCTCCCACGACCGCCACTTCATCGACGGCCTGGCGACCCGCGTCGTGCAGGTCGGGGAAGGGAAGCTGGAGAATTTTTACGGCGATTACGAGTACTACCTCGAAAAGACCGCGGGAGAAGGATCCGGAATACCCGGGGGGGCGAGGGGGAGCGGCGCCGCAAACGAAAAGGCGCAGGCCGATACCAGGAGTGCCGCAGCCAGTCCCGGCAGCTCCGACCCGGTAGACCGCCGCAAGCAGAGGGAAGAGGAGAAACAGCGCCAGAAGGAAGAGCGTTCGAGGCAGCGCAAGCTGGAACAGCTGGAGGCCGAGATCGGCGAAAAGGAGAGCGAGCTCGCGGCGTTGGAAAGCACCATGTCCGAGCCCGACTTCTTCAAGGATGTGGAAGCGGCGCGTCTGGCAGGAGAGCGCCATGCATCCCTCTCAGCAGAGATAGCAGAGCTTTATGAGGCGTGGGAGGCGGTCTGA
- the tsaA gene encoding tRNA (N6-threonylcarbamoyladenosine(37)-N6)-methyltransferase TrmO — protein MEFEPIGVIHTPFQTKEECPMQPMYALGAVGKVEVFEPYASGLRDVELFSHVYLLYHFDRSGEVKMFRPPFLDDLPHGVFATRHPCRPNGIGMSIVQVLKRENNVVEVAGIDVLDGTPLLDIKPYMPRFDKIDDASEGWLSEKPPRPKPAGRE, from the coding sequence ATGGAGTTCGAGCCGATCGGCGTCATCCACACGCCGTTTCAGACAAAGGAAGAGTGCCCCATGCAGCCGATGTACGCACTGGGGGCGGTGGGAAAAGTGGAGGTTTTCGAGCCGTACGCCTCCGGGCTGCGGGACGTGGAGCTTTTTTCACACGTCTACCTCCTGTACCACTTCGACCGTTCCGGCGAGGTGAAGATGTTCCGCCCCCCCTTTCTGGACGACCTGCCGCATGGCGTCTTCGCCACGAGGCACCCGTGCAGGCCAAACGGCATCGGCATGTCCATCGTCCAGGTACTCAAGAGGGAAAATAACGTGGTGGAAGTCGCGGGGATCGACGTGCTGGACGGCACCCCCCTCCTCGACATCAAGCCGTACATGCCGCGTTTCGACAAGATCGACGACGCCTCGGAAGGGTGGCTGAGCGAGAAGCCCCCCCGCCCGAAGCCGGCAGGAAGGGAGTAG
- the lon gene encoding endopeptidase La, which produces MTENITINMPEIVPLYPLREIIAFPYMVFTIFLKQDELAPFEEAALFNNLVALVKLKHEPETELLGALHEVGTLCKVMQINKLPQGGAKVVLEGVVRVRVLAIVQQMPVILSRLEPVREFAEKSMVSEALVGSLNALLKIALSYGRPLPDDVMKMIDFIDNPARLSDLVALYLNLPVDELQKLLETVDPLERLKKVYMHLTNEVQRLQIKGEVQAEVTKKVGKSQKEFLLREQMKQIQEELGEEDSRHSEVNELRHKIDNAKMPPEVQKIAEKELKRLERISPASPEYTVSRTYLDYLTTIPWQVSTQDNKDIRQAETILNEDHYDLKKVKERILEYLAVRALKEKMKGPILCFVGPPGVGKTSLGRSIARTLGRKFIRISLGGMRDEAEIRGHRRTYIGALPGRIIQEINRAGSNNPVFMLDEVDKIGADFRGDPASALLEVLDPEQNFSFTDHYLDVPFDLTNVMFITTANQLDPIPAPLKDRMEVLTLSGYTDEEKLNIAKTYLVQREIEENGLSATPPTFTDEAIVRLIRDYTREAGVRDLQRNIASVCRKVAKEIAQAKTPRAVIDPESVAELLGPRKHFEEVAAEKDRVGVATGLAWTETGGDIIFVEATKMKGKGDLLLTGSLGEVMKESARAAVSFVQANCAELGIQKREFENTTIHIHVPAGSIPKDGPSAGITIATTLVSLFSGRPARRDIAMTGEMSLTGRVLAIGGLKEKVLAARRAGVRTVVAPAKNKKDLEDIPENVRQELEFHFVEDVHEVLKLALKP; this is translated from the coding sequence ATGACCGAGAACATCACCATCAACATGCCGGAGATCGTGCCCCTCTACCCTTTGCGGGAAATCATCGCTTTCCCGTACATGGTATTCACGATCTTCTTGAAACAGGACGAACTCGCCCCTTTTGAAGAAGCCGCGCTCTTCAACAACCTCGTAGCACTCGTCAAACTGAAGCACGAGCCTGAGACCGAGCTCCTGGGTGCCCTGCACGAAGTAGGTACCCTCTGCAAGGTGATGCAGATCAACAAGCTCCCCCAGGGTGGCGCAAAGGTCGTCCTCGAAGGTGTGGTCCGAGTCAGGGTCCTCGCCATCGTGCAGCAGATGCCGGTCATTCTCTCCCGCCTCGAGCCGGTGCGCGAATTCGCCGAGAAGTCGATGGTCTCCGAGGCGCTGGTGGGAAGCCTGAACGCCCTATTGAAGATCGCTCTTTCCTACGGCAGGCCCCTTCCGGACGATGTCATGAAGATGATCGACTTCATCGACAACCCGGCCCGCCTCTCCGACCTCGTCGCCCTCTATCTCAACCTCCCGGTCGATGAACTGCAGAAGCTCCTGGAAACGGTCGACCCGCTCGAGCGCCTGAAGAAGGTGTACATGCACCTCACAAACGAGGTGCAGCGCCTGCAGATCAAGGGGGAGGTTCAGGCCGAGGTGACGAAGAAGGTCGGCAAGAGCCAGAAGGAATTCCTCCTGCGCGAGCAGATGAAGCAGATCCAGGAGGAGCTCGGCGAGGAAGATTCGCGGCACAGCGAGGTGAACGAGCTGCGCCACAAGATAGACAACGCAAAGATGCCCCCCGAGGTGCAAAAGATCGCCGAGAAGGAGCTGAAGCGGCTGGAACGTATCAGCCCCGCCTCACCCGAGTACACCGTCTCCCGCACCTATCTCGACTATCTCACGACGATCCCCTGGCAGGTAAGCACGCAGGACAACAAGGACATCAGGCAGGCCGAGACGATCCTCAACGAGGACCACTACGACCTGAAGAAGGTGAAGGAGCGCATCCTCGAGTACCTCGCCGTCCGCGCCCTGAAGGAAAAGATGAAGGGCCCGATCCTGTGCTTCGTCGGTCCTCCGGGCGTCGGGAAGACGAGCCTTGGCCGCTCCATCGCGCGCACGCTCGGGCGCAAGTTCATCCGCATCTCGCTCGGCGGGATGCGTGACGAGGCGGAGATCAGGGGGCACCGGCGCACCTATATCGGCGCACTCCCCGGACGCATCATCCAGGAGATCAACCGCGCCGGGTCGAACAACCCCGTCTTCATGCTCGACGAGGTCGACAAGATCGGCGCCGACTTCCGCGGCGACCCCGCCAGCGCCCTTCTGGAAGTCCTCGATCCGGAGCAGAACTTCTCCTTCACCGACCATTACCTGGACGTCCCGTTCGACCTGACAAACGTGATGTTCATTACCACCGCGAACCAGCTCGACCCGATCCCCGCCCCGCTGAAGGACCGCATGGAGGTCCTCACCCTTTCCGGCTACACGGACGAGGAGAAGCTGAACATCGCGAAAACGTACCTCGTGCAGCGGGAGATCGAGGAAAACGGCCTCTCCGCCACACCGCCGACCTTCACCGACGAAGCGATCGTCCGCCTTATCCGCGACTACACCCGCGAGGCGGGGGTTCGCGACCTGCAGCGAAACATCGCCTCCGTCTGCCGAAAGGTCGCAAAGGAGATCGCCCAGGCGAAAACGCCGCGCGCGGTAATCGATCCGGAGAGCGTGGCGGAGCTTCTCGGACCGCGCAAGCACTTCGAGGAAGTCGCGGCGGAGAAGGACCGTGTCGGCGTGGCAACGGGGCTTGCCTGGACCGAGACCGGCGGCGACATCATCTTTGTGGAGGCGACAAAGATGAAGGGGAAAGGAGACCTTCTCCTCACCGGGAGCCTCGGCGAAGTCATGAAGGAATCGGCGCGCGCCGCGGTCTCATTCGTGCAGGCGAACTGCGCCGAGCTGGGGATCCAGAAGAGGGAATTCGAGAACACCACGATTCACATCCACGTCCCCGCCGGCAGCATCCCGAAGGACGGCCCCTCCGCCGGCATCACCATAGCGACGACCCTTGTCTCCCTCTTCTCCGGGCGCCCGGCGCGCCGCGACATCGCCATGACCGGCGAGATGAGCCTCACCGGCCGCGTCCTCGCCATAGGAGGGCTGAAGGAGAAGGTGCTGGCGGCCCGGCGGGCGGGAGTGCGCACCGTCGTCGCCCCGGCGAAGAACAAGAAGGACCTGGAGGATATCCCCGAGAACGTGCGCCAGGAGCTGGAGTTCCACTTCGTGGAGGACGTGCACGAGGTGCTGAAACTCGCACTGAAGCCCTGA
- a CDS encoding spinster family MFS transporter: protein MTLPEKSLSYSRYALALLMAVNLLNYVDRQVLYAVFPLIKADLALSDTALGFLGSSFMICYLLSAPFLGFLGDRWSRRGLASAGLTVWSLATALAGVAPGYRTLLAARTVVGIGEASFGTVSPGLIADFFPKERRGRVLSWFYLAIPVGSALGYLLGGVLGHRFGWHAAFLMVGVPGLLLAIPVALLREPPRGGDEVGSSMEKRRGYGAFFSNRSFVCNTLAMAAMTFAMGGLAQWLPSFLNRVHHVDVEKGNFLFGLVTVLAGILGTAAGGWLGDRWQKRTRKGYLFISGWGFLIGTPITACSIMADSLAGCLAAAFLAEFFLFLNTGPLNTVIVNVTKPSVRAMAFAVNIFFIHALGDAVSPTILGWLSDHWGLRGALLVTPAAVALAGIFCFVCSRYVEADMARAEGEPAP from the coding sequence ATGACCCTCCCTGAAAAATCACTCTCGTACAGCCGGTACGCGCTCGCGCTCCTCATGGCGGTGAACCTCCTGAACTACGTGGACCGGCAGGTTCTCTATGCTGTCTTTCCCCTTATAAAGGCGGATCTGGCACTCTCCGATACGGCGCTTGGTTTTCTCGGGAGCTCCTTCATGATCTGCTATCTCCTCTCCGCCCCCTTTCTCGGCTTTCTCGGGGACCGCTGGAGCAGGCGGGGGCTCGCCTCCGCCGGGCTGACTGTGTGGAGCCTCGCGACCGCCCTTGCCGGTGTCGCACCGGGGTACCGCACCCTCCTTGCCGCGAGGACGGTCGTGGGGATCGGGGAGGCGAGCTTTGGAACGGTCTCGCCAGGTCTCATCGCCGACTTCTTCCCGAAGGAGCGACGAGGCCGCGTCCTTTCCTGGTTTTATCTCGCCATCCCGGTCGGGAGCGCCCTCGGCTACCTTCTCGGCGGCGTCCTCGGTCACCGCTTCGGGTGGCACGCGGCATTCCTGATGGTCGGTGTGCCGGGGCTTCTTCTCGCCATCCCTGTGGCGCTCCTGCGGGAGCCTCCGAGGGGTGGGGACGAGGTCGGCTCCTCTATGGAGAAACGTCGTGGGTACGGCGCCTTTTTCTCCAACCGCTCCTTTGTCTGCAATACGCTGGCGATGGCGGCGATGACCTTTGCCATGGGTGGGCTCGCCCAGTGGCTGCCGTCCTTTCTGAACCGGGTGCACCACGTCGACGTGGAGAAGGGGAACTTTCTCTTTGGCCTCGTCACCGTTCTCGCCGGCATACTCGGCACCGCCGCCGGTGGGTGGCTCGGGGACCGCTGGCAAAAGAGGACCCGCAAGGGGTATCTCTTCATTTCCGGCTGGGGCTTCCTCATCGGCACCCCGATAACCGCCTGCTCCATCATGGCCGACTCCCTTGCCGGCTGCCTCGCCGCCGCCTTCCTGGCGGAGTTCTTCCTCTTTCTGAACACCGGGCCGCTCAACACGGTCATCGTGAATGTGACGAAACCTTCGGTGCGCGCCATGGCCTTCGCGGTCAATATCTTCTTCATCCACGCCCTCGGCGACGCCGTCTCTCCCACGATCCTTGGATGGCTCTCGGACCACTGGGGGCTGCGCGGCGCGTTGCTGGTCACCCCGGCGGCGGTGGCACTGGCGGGGATCTTCTGCTTCGTCTGCAGCCGTTACGTGGAGGCGGACATGGCCCGCGCCGAAGGTGAGCCTGCGCCGTGA
- a CDS encoding HAD family hydrolase, giving the protein MRFRAFATDYDGTLARRGKVAEETVAALATLRDDGVKLVLVTGREMEDLRSVFPQTELFDLIVAENGAVLCRPQSGSQQALAAPPPAIFCTRLRERGVDFATGIVIVATTRPFERETAEALAELGLDLSVIYNKNAVMILPRGVHKGTGLDAALSELGVEWQETMGVGDAENDLDFLSRCGYAVATGNALQVVQDKAQLVADENGAGVREAAALLRRLNGTVPEGE; this is encoded by the coding sequence ATGAGGTTCAGGGCGTTTGCCACCGACTACGACGGGACTCTGGCGCGCCGCGGGAAGGTCGCGGAGGAGACGGTCGCGGCTCTTGCGACGCTGCGGGACGACGGGGTAAAGCTCGTTCTGGTCACCGGGCGGGAGATGGAGGATCTACGCAGCGTCTTTCCGCAGACAGAGCTTTTCGACCTCATCGTCGCGGAAAACGGGGCAGTCCTCTGCCGGCCGCAGTCCGGGAGCCAGCAGGCGCTGGCCGCCCCCCCTCCGGCGATATTTTGCACGCGCCTGCGGGAGCGCGGTGTCGACTTCGCCACTGGAATCGTTATAGTTGCGACCACGCGCCCTTTCGAGCGGGAGACGGCGGAAGCGCTCGCAGAGCTCGGACTGGATCTCTCCGTGATCTATAACAAGAACGCGGTGATGATCCTGCCGCGAGGGGTGCACAAGGGGACGGGGCTCGATGCTGCCCTCAGCGAACTGGGAGTGGAGTGGCAGGAGACGATGGGGGTCGGCGACGCGGAAAACGACCTCGACTTCCTCTCCCGGTGCGGGTACGCGGTCGCCACCGGCAACGCCCTGCAGGTCGTCCAGGACAAGGCGCAGCTCGTCGCGGATGAAAACGGCGCAGGAGTGAGGGAAGCGGCCGCCCTCCTGCGCAGGCTCAACGGAACAGTACCGGAAGGAGAGTGA
- a CDS encoding YajD family HNH nuclease produces the protein MAAAFRSRGPRTVPPKSAEEVDAIVRRIRTQETRPENYRERSLKIHGWICAKCGREFELSNLHLLTVHHKDGNHNYNPPDGSNWENLCVYCHDDEHSRTILADYLAGEEKK, from the coding sequence ATGGCAGCAGCATTCCGCTCCCGCGGACCAAGGACAGTCCCGCCGAAGAGCGCGGAAGAGGTCGATGCGATAGTCCGGCGCATCAGGACGCAGGAGACGCGCCCGGAGAACTACCGGGAGCGCTCGCTGAAGATCCACGGCTGGATCTGCGCCAAGTGCGGCAGGGAATTCGAGCTCTCCAACCTGCACCTTTTGACGGTGCACCACAAGGACGGCAACCACAACTACAACCCTCCCGACGGCAGCAACTGGGAGAACCTCTGCGTGTACTGCCACGACGACGAGCACAGCCGCACCATCCTGGCGGATTATCTGGCGGGCGAAGAGAAGAAGTGA